The following proteins come from a genomic window of Denitromonas sp.:
- a CDS encoding TIGR03752 family integrating conjugative element protein — MKSNPLLKWLLIPMALLLVFVGVKLFSGAPGGQPAPKGAASTLTPEEMKALGIAGDTPRDTVATLVAQVKQLRTELQSALGDNKQHKAENERLRARESAIDQRIQSALEGERNRLEQERTQVASDRQQTQGLLQDLQRQLDGLAGKGGPSDLPVGLGLEEGDGKRFNRGVGGTQWVEPDDAKVDAKNGSKEPSFPLSFGPAQKSLSAAAESVADVGSRAVGASTKAVYTVPSNSTLMGSIAMTALIGRVPIDGTVNDPYPFKVLIGPDNLTANGIDIPDVAGAVVSGTASGDWTLSCVRGQIRSVTFVFQDGTIRTVPEDSGKGGSSGGNSGHNGASIQGGLGWISDPYGIPCVSGERRSNAQQYLGSQALITAAGAGAASLIKSDNGSVAVVANSNGSLGTVGISGNEAMGRILAGGVRDMADWVNKLYGQAFAAVYVQPGAKVAVHLEQPLDIDYDAKGRRVHHRTGEAHASDLD; from the coding sequence ATGAAGAGTAATCCGTTGCTCAAGTGGCTGCTGATCCCGATGGCGCTGCTGCTGGTGTTCGTCGGCGTCAAACTGTTCTCCGGCGCCCCCGGCGGCCAGCCCGCCCCCAAGGGCGCGGCCAGTACGCTCACGCCCGAGGAGATGAAAGCCCTGGGCATCGCAGGCGACACGCCGCGCGATACCGTCGCCACGCTGGTGGCCCAGGTGAAGCAGTTGCGCACCGAGCTGCAGAGCGCGCTCGGCGACAACAAGCAGCACAAGGCCGAGAACGAGCGCCTGCGTGCCCGGGAAAGCGCGATCGACCAGCGCATCCAGAGCGCGCTGGAAGGCGAGCGCAACCGCCTGGAGCAGGAGCGCACCCAGGTGGCCAGCGACAGGCAGCAGACCCAGGGGCTGCTGCAGGATCTGCAGCGGCAACTGGACGGCCTTGCCGGCAAGGGTGGCCCGTCCGACCTGCCCGTCGGGCTGGGGCTGGAAGAGGGTGACGGCAAGCGCTTCAACCGCGGCGTCGGTGGTACGCAGTGGGTCGAGCCCGACGATGCCAAGGTCGACGCCAAGAACGGCAGCAAGGAGCCGAGCTTTCCCCTGAGCTTCGGGCCGGCCCAGAAAAGCCTGTCGGCCGCAGCGGAATCCGTCGCCGACGTCGGCAGCCGCGCGGTGGGTGCCTCCACGAAGGCGGTCTACACCGTGCCGTCGAACTCGACGCTCATGGGGTCGATTGCCATGACGGCGCTGATCGGGCGCGTGCCGATCGATGGAACGGTCAACGACCCGTACCCGTTCAAGGTGCTGATCGGCCCGGACAACCTCACGGCCAACGGCATCGACATCCCCGACGTGGCCGGCGCCGTGGTCAGCGGCACGGCCTCGGGCGACTGGACGCTCTCGTGCGTGCGCGGGCAAATTCGCTCGGTCACGTTCGTGTTCCAGGACGGCACCATCCGCACGGTGCCGGAGGACAGCGGCAAGGGCGGCAGCAGCGGCGGCAACTCGGGTCACAACGGCGCCAGCATCCAAGGCGGCCTGGGCTGGATCAGCGACCCCTACGGCATTCCCTGCGTCAGCGGCGAGCGGCGCAGCAACGCCCAGCAGTACCTGGGCAGTCAGGCGCTCATCACCGCGGCCGGCGCCGGCGCGGCCTCGCTCATCAAGTCCGACAACGGCAGCGTGGCCGTGGTCGCCAACAGCAACGGCTCGCTGGGCACCGTCGGCATCAGCGGCAACGAAGCGATGGGCCGCATCCTCGCGGGCGGCGTGCGCGACATGGCCGATTGGGTCAACAAGCTCTACGGCCAGGCCTTCGCGGCGGTCTACGTGCAGCCCGGCGCCAAGGTGGCCGTGCATCTGGAGCAGCCGCTCGACATCGACTACGACGCCAAGGGGCGTCGGGTCCACCACCGCACCGGAGAAGCCCATGCCTCGGATCTGGATTGA
- a CDS encoding TIGR03751 family conjugal transfer lipoprotein, producing MPRIWIDAAAVLLAATLLGGCATSKEKLLPHGDSTMLDIWHRETGGSAGGGQAARQLLDARQGLRRPLVEADVQAAPGVQARYTRTAQNEIYRQFHRLPNPDLVMYVFPHLAGTDPVPVPGYSTVFPLYQRVQYAMPGERVEAY from the coding sequence ATGCCTCGGATCTGGATTGACGCGGCCGCCGTGCTGCTGGCGGCCACCCTGCTCGGCGGCTGCGCTACCAGCAAGGAGAAGCTGCTGCCGCACGGCGACAGCACCATGCTCGACATCTGGCATCGGGAGACCGGCGGCAGCGCGGGCGGCGGCCAGGCCGCGCGGCAACTGCTCGATGCGCGCCAGGGCCTGCGCCGGCCGCTGGTCGAGGCCGATGTGCAGGCGGCGCCCGGCGTGCAGGCGCGCTACACCCGTACCGCGCAGAACGAGATCTACCGCCAGTTCCACCGCCTGCCGAACCCCGACCTGGTGATGTACGTGTTCCCGCACCTGGCGGGCACCGACCCGGTGCCGGTGCCCGGCTACAGCACGGTGTTCCCGCTCTACCAGCGCGTGCAGTACGCGATGCCGGGCGAGCGCGTGGAGGCCTACTGA
- a CDS encoding conjugative transfer ATPase, with the protein MAWSLPWSRKPDASPADAVDAADDAWARHVTALAAQGVAEPGSALGRGRRRPGTQADHDALYGVAPSFADLLPWVEYLPDTKCMLLEDGQSVAAFFELAPVGTEGREMAWLWQARDALENALQDSFDELDDNPWVVQLYAQDEADWDNYLRSLANYLQPRAQGSAFSDFYLRFFAHHLRAIAKPGGLFEDTTVTRLPWRGQVRRVRMVVYRRTSAAPTPRRGQSPEQALTTICDRLVGGLANAGVKARRLGAADIHAWLLRWFNPNPTLLGATAEDRERFYALTRYPEEREEGEIELASGTDFAQRLFFGQPRSDVPNGLWFFDGMPHRVIVMDRLRTPPVTGHLTGETRKGGDAMNALFDQMPEDTVMCLTLVATPQDVLEAHLNHLARKAVGETLASEQTRQDVQQARGLIGSAHKLYRGALAFYLRGRDLTQLDARGLQLVNVMLNAGLQPVREEDEVAPLNSYLRWLPCVFDPAADKRQWYTQLVFAQHAANMAPVWGRSQGTGHPGITFFNRGGGPITFDPLNRLDRQMNAHLFLFGPTGSGKSATLNNILNQVTAIYRPRLFIVEAGNSFGLFGDFAARLGLTVHRVKLAPGAGVSLAPFADAWRLVDTPSQVQTLDADALDEDQADAGMAVEGDEQRDVLGELEITARLMITGGEDKEEARMTRADRSLIRQCILDAAQHCVADERTVLTRDVRDALRERARDATLPEMRRARLLEMADAMDMFCQGVDGEMFDRSGTPWPEADITIVDLATFAREGYNAQLSIAYISLINTVNNIAERDQFLGRPIINVTDEGHIITKNPLLAPYVVKITKMWRKLGAWFWLATQNLDDLPKAAEPMLNMIEWWICLSMPPDEVEKIARFRELNASQKALMLSARKEAGKFSEGVILSKSMEVLFRAVPPSLYLAMAMTEPEEKAERFQLMQQHGISELDAAFRVAEKVDRARGIEPLALDTLA; encoded by the coding sequence ATGGCCTGGTCGCTGCCGTGGTCACGCAAGCCCGACGCATCGCCTGCTGACGCCGTGGATGCGGCCGATGATGCCTGGGCACGGCACGTAACGGCGCTGGCGGCACAGGGTGTCGCCGAGCCGGGCAGCGCGCTCGGCCGGGGCCGGCGCAGGCCGGGCACCCAGGCCGACCACGATGCGCTCTATGGCGTCGCGCCGTCGTTCGCGGACTTGCTGCCCTGGGTCGAGTACCTGCCCGACACCAAGTGCATGTTGCTGGAAGACGGCCAGTCGGTGGCGGCCTTCTTCGAGCTGGCGCCGGTCGGCACCGAGGGCCGCGAGATGGCCTGGCTGTGGCAGGCGCGCGATGCGCTGGAGAATGCCCTGCAGGACTCCTTTGACGAGTTGGACGACAACCCCTGGGTGGTGCAGCTCTACGCCCAGGACGAGGCCGACTGGGACAACTATCTGCGCTCCCTGGCGAACTACCTGCAGCCACGTGCGCAGGGCAGCGCGTTCAGCGACTTCTACCTGCGCTTCTTCGCCCATCACCTGCGGGCCATCGCCAAGCCGGGTGGCCTGTTCGAAGACACCACGGTGACGCGCCTGCCGTGGCGCGGCCAGGTCCGGCGCGTGCGCATGGTGGTCTACCGCCGCACGTCCGCGGCCCCGACCCCACGGCGCGGCCAGTCGCCCGAGCAGGCGCTGACCACGATCTGCGACCGCCTCGTCGGCGGGCTGGCCAATGCCGGTGTGAAGGCCCGGCGTCTCGGCGCGGCGGACATCCACGCCTGGCTGCTGCGCTGGTTCAACCCGAACCCGACCTTGCTCGGCGCCACCGCCGAAGACCGGGAACGCTTCTACGCGCTGACCCGCTACCCGGAAGAGCGGGAGGAGGGCGAGATCGAACTCGCCAGCGGCACCGACTTCGCGCAACGCCTGTTCTTCGGCCAGCCACGCTCGGACGTGCCCAACGGTCTGTGGTTCTTCGACGGCATGCCGCATCGGGTGATCGTGATGGATCGCCTGCGCACGCCACCCGTGACGGGCCATCTGACGGGCGAGACGCGCAAAGGCGGCGATGCCATGAACGCGCTGTTCGACCAGATGCCCGAGGACACGGTGATGTGCCTGACGCTGGTCGCCACACCCCAGGACGTACTGGAGGCGCACCTCAACCACCTCGCCAGGAAGGCCGTCGGCGAGACCCTGGCCTCGGAGCAGACCCGGCAGGACGTGCAGCAGGCGCGCGGCCTGATCGGCAGCGCGCACAAGCTCTACCGCGGCGCGCTGGCGTTCTACCTGCGCGGCCGCGACCTGACCCAGCTCGATGCTCGCGGCCTGCAGCTCGTCAACGTGATGCTCAACGCCGGCCTGCAACCGGTACGCGAAGAGGACGAGGTGGCGCCGCTGAACAGCTATCTGCGCTGGCTGCCGTGCGTGTTCGATCCGGCTGCCGACAAGCGCCAGTGGTACACCCAGCTCGTGTTCGCGCAACATGCGGCGAACATGGCGCCGGTCTGGGGCCGCAGCCAGGGAACGGGGCATCCGGGCATCACGTTCTTCAACCGCGGCGGCGGTCCGATCACCTTCGATCCGCTGAACCGCCTCGACCGGCAGATGAACGCGCATCTGTTCCTGTTCGGCCCCACGGGGTCGGGCAAGAGCGCGACGCTCAACAACATCCTTAATCAGGTGACGGCGATCTATCGGCCGCGCCTGTTCATCGTCGAGGCTGGCAACAGCTTCGGCCTGTTCGGCGACTTCGCGGCACGGTTGGGCCTCACCGTGCATCGCGTGAAGCTCGCGCCGGGCGCGGGCGTCAGTCTGGCTCCGTTCGCCGACGCCTGGCGGCTGGTCGATACGCCGAGTCAGGTACAGACGCTGGACGCCGATGCGCTCGACGAGGACCAGGCCGATGCCGGCATGGCCGTGGAAGGCGATGAGCAGCGCGACGTGCTCGGCGAGCTGGAGATCACTGCACGACTGATGATCACCGGCGGCGAGGACAAGGAAGAAGCGCGCATGACGCGCGCCGACCGCAGCCTGATCCGCCAGTGCATTCTCGATGCGGCCCAGCATTGCGTGGCGGACGAACGCACGGTGCTCACGCGCGATGTGCGCGACGCGCTGCGCGAGCGCGCCCGCGACGCCACGCTGCCGGAGATGCGGCGCGCACGGCTGCTGGAGATGGCCGACGCCATGGATATGTTCTGCCAAGGCGTGGACGGCGAGATGTTCGACCGGTCCGGCACACCGTGGCCCGAGGCGGACATCACCATCGTGGACCTGGCCACCTTCGCGCGCGAGGGCTACAACGCCCAACTCTCGATTGCCTACATCTCGCTCATCAACACCGTCAACAACATCGCCGAGCGCGACCAGTTCCTGGGCCGCCCGATCATCAACGTGACGGACGAAGGCCACATCATCACGAAGAACCCACTGCTCGCGCCCTACGTGGTCAAGATCACCAAGATGTGGCGCAAGCTCGGGGCCTGGTTCTGGCTCGCCACGCAGAACCTGGACGACCTGCCGAAAGCGGCCGAGCCCATGCTCAACATGATCGAGTGGTGGATCTGCCTGTCGATGCCGCCCGATGAAGTCGAGAAGATCGCGCGCTTCCGCGAACTCAACGCGTCGCAGAAGGCGCTGATGCTCTCGGCGCGCAAGGAGGCCGGCAAGTTCAGCGAGGGCGTCATCCTGTCCAAGTCGATGGAGGTGCTGTTCCGCGCCGTGCCGCCCAGCCTCTACCTGGCGATGGCGATGACCGAGCCCGAGGAGAAGGCCGAACGCTTCCAGTTGATGCAGCAGCACGGCATCAGCGAGCTGGATGCCGCCTTCCGCGTGGCCGAGAAGGTCGACCGTGCGCGGGGCATCGAACCCCTGGCGCTGGACACGTTGGCCTGA
- a CDS encoding DsbA family protein, which produces MRMPSFARRHPWIGLLIVATIGVASWMLLRAPHPATEPMSLVAAGSEASKPAGPPWLYGRADARFTVVGYADLECPYCRAYFPALKRWIDAHPEVNWQWHHLPLSMHEPAATAGARLAECAGETGGHATFWQAVAWLYAHTRGDGQGLPEGLRYPDLTPTMQSCLDSDRPDAVIRAQAAEAAQQGIAATPALQLRDRESGKTLLLHGPVEGDALLSAIDLLAAGSTTVAEPAHSPDMPAGVAGDMPR; this is translated from the coding sequence ATGCGCATGCCTTCATTCGCCCGCCGTCATCCCTGGATCGGTCTGCTGATCGTGGCGACGATTGGGGTTGCCTCGTGGATGCTGCTGCGCGCGCCGCATCCGGCAACCGAGCCCATGTCCCTGGTCGCCGCCGGGTCCGAAGCGTCGAAACCGGCCGGCCCGCCCTGGCTGTATGGCCGTGCCGATGCGCGCTTCACGGTGGTCGGGTACGCCGACCTGGAGTGTCCGTACTGCCGGGCCTACTTCCCCGCGCTCAAGCGCTGGATCGACGCCCATCCCGAGGTGAACTGGCAGTGGCACCACCTGCCGCTGTCCATGCACGAGCCGGCCGCGACCGCCGGGGCACGCCTGGCCGAGTGCGCGGGCGAGACCGGCGGACATGCCACGTTCTGGCAAGCCGTGGCGTGGCTCTACGCGCACACCCGTGGCGACGGCCAGGGCCTGCCGGAGGGCCTGCGCTATCCCGACCTCACGCCAACCATGCAGAGTTGTCTCGACAGCGATCGCCCCGATGCCGTCATCCGTGCCCAGGCGGCGGAAGCAGCACAGCAGGGCATCGCGGCCACGCCGGCCCTGCAACTGCGCGACCGCGAGTCCGGCAAGACCCTCCTGCTGCACGGTCCCGTCGAAGGCGATGCCTTGCTGTCGGCCATCGACCTACTCGCCGCCGGCAGCACAACCGTAGCCGAACCCGCCCATTCCCCAGACATGCCCGCCGGCGTCGCCGGTGACATGCCCAGGTAG
- the radC gene encoding RadC family protein, with protein sequence MSLVIADSCPESLTLIAAQHEDWIIRQAITLLENRVFKAGPALGSPAAVRDYLRLKLVAEPNEIFAVVFLDNQHQVLAFEPLFKGTVDQTSVYPRVVVQRALALNASALILAHQHPSGNTEPSAADRAITERLKSALATVDVRVLDHFIVGKGSPYSFAEAGLL encoded by the coding sequence ATGTCTCTTGTCATCGCCGACTCCTGCCCGGAGTCGCTCACCCTGATCGCCGCCCAGCACGAAGACTGGATCATCCGGCAGGCCATCACCCTGCTGGAGAACCGCGTGTTCAAGGCCGGTCCGGCGCTGGGCAGTCCCGCCGCCGTGCGCGACTACCTGCGCCTGAAACTGGTCGCGGAGCCGAACGAAATCTTCGCCGTCGTGTTTCTCGACAACCAGCACCAGGTACTCGCCTTCGAGCCGCTGTTCAAGGGCACGGTCGACCAGACTTCGGTGTATCCGAGGGTGGTGGTCCAGCGTGCGCTGGCGCTCAACGCTTCGGCGCTGATCCTGGCGCATCAGCACCCCTCGGGGAACACCGAGCCCTCGGCCGCTGATCGTGCGATCACCGAGCGGCTGAAGAGTGCCCTGGCCACCGTCGATGTCCGGGTGCTGGATCACTTCATCGTCGGCAAGGGCAGCCCGTACTCGTTCGCCGAAGCCGGCTTGCTGTAG
- a CDS encoding TIGR03757 family integrating conjugative element protein, translating to MPAHSLNLPAASRRPLATRLAAGLCAALLGPIAAAADVLIVTDSRHPVQAPAGVRIIELDQATRIEVELAAHLLADPQQAAALVRQRLHDGGEALQRRIGHAYQGVADAWGLGIAKIPAVVVDRRYVVYGEPDVPRAVARIKAYRSTQP from the coding sequence ATGCCGGCTCATTCCCTCAACCTTCCTGCCGCTTCGCGGCGCCCCCTGGCCACGAGGCTGGCCGCTGGACTGTGCGCCGCGCTGCTCGGTCCCATCGCGGCGGCCGCCGATGTGCTCATCGTCACCGACAGCCGTCATCCGGTGCAGGCCCCGGCCGGCGTGCGGATCATCGAGCTGGACCAGGCCACGCGCATCGAGGTCGAACTCGCCGCGCACCTGCTGGCCGACCCGCAACAGGCCGCGGCCCTGGTGCGGCAGCGGTTGCATGACGGCGGCGAGGCGCTCCAACGCCGCATCGGCCATGCCTACCAAGGTGTCGCGGATGCCTGGGGACTGGGCATCGCCAAGATTCCCGCCGTGGTGGTCGATCGACGCTACGTGGTCTACGGCGAGCCCGACGTGCCCCGCGCCGTCGCGCGCATCAAGGCCTACCGGAGCACGCAGCCATGA
- a CDS encoding TIGR03756 family integrating conjugative element protein, producing MSLLLASRRLRATVASLLLSTATSTFALDTATIVSSALSPDCLEYRVVGICYWLYCTPFGCSVRTSVKVRHYVPDAVVSSYSNTGENPWLEVRAMSMPNPTAKAGGDGTTNHDNENNLAKFKNADVIGHPAGLVFSQFASASGYTCEGAGTAFMPYLLSTLDTIAWRYNIPEAFYPEALIPGRREIGTRTGLNLWGNVYPRGGFLHQTDDHKSGAVVAQRAGDIVTRRNQIHVYQPLLANARDGYWPAGALMETDASTGKWQELTPTLSNSCVVFPHSRTRVQAQQGDYAWALWRPYSCCRRRGQVFLGSVDFM from the coding sequence ATGAGTCTCCTGCTGGCATCCCGGCGCCTGCGCGCCACCGTCGCCTCGCTGCTGCTGAGCACGGCCACGTCGACGTTCGCCCTGGACACCGCCACCATCGTCTCGTCGGCGCTGTCCCCCGACTGCCTCGAATACCGCGTGGTCGGTATCTGCTACTGGCTGTACTGCACGCCCTTCGGCTGCTCGGTTCGCACTTCCGTCAAGGTGCGCCACTACGTCCCCGATGCGGTGGTGTCGAGCTACTCGAACACCGGCGAAAACCCGTGGCTGGAGGTCAGGGCGATGAGCATGCCCAACCCGACCGCCAAGGCGGGCGGTGACGGCACGACCAACCACGACAACGAGAACAACCTCGCCAAGTTCAAGAACGCCGATGTCATCGGCCATCCGGCCGGGCTGGTGTTCAGCCAGTTCGCCAGCGCCTCCGGCTACACCTGCGAAGGCGCTGGCACGGCCTTCATGCCGTATCTGCTGAGCACGCTCGACACGATCGCCTGGCGCTACAACATCCCGGAAGCGTTCTACCCCGAAGCGCTCATCCCCGGCCGGCGCGAAATCGGTACGCGCACCGGCCTGAACCTCTGGGGCAACGTGTATCCCCGCGGTGGCTTCCTGCACCAGACCGACGACCACAAGAGCGGCGCCGTGGTCGCGCAGCGCGCGGGCGACATCGTGACGCGCCGCAACCAGATTCACGTGTACCAGCCTCTGCTGGCCAACGCCCGCGACGGCTACTGGCCGGCCGGCGCGCTGATGGAGACCGACGCCTCGACGGGCAAGTGGCAGGAGCTGACGCCCACGCTCTCGAACAGTTGCGTGGTCTTCCCGCACAGCCGCACCCGCGTGCAGGCCCAGCAGGGCGACTACGCCTGGGCCTTGTGGCGGCCGTACTCCTGCTGCCGGCGCCGTGGCCAGGTCTTCCTCGGCAGCGTCGATTTCATGTGA
- a CDS encoding integrating conjugative element protein, with the protein MNASLPDFLRRAKSPLRATLLVAAITLVVGVAWAQTRIDPNGVNVSGSVIGDDVLYSIGGGRAVSMGGAGNMQSIGVGVGWNSNLICGDMSITTTLQNQLNGITNGFQTIMSNVIQNATSAVASLPALIIQRADPGLYNLLTNGILQARLDFDRSKMTCRAIANRMADMAGGQAGWDQLAEGMALRDAVSSTDAVSAIEQAESNKGNNGVPWVGGGNAGGSGQSSIKVVGDVTRAGYNLLNGRNATDTSSIARSACGNRLTCQTWSSPQAAADWATRVLGEREQRTCENCTKTQTTPGVGLTPMIQEEYETKLQALQELVTGARPTTLANLDAAGSSSLPITRGVIEALRDEPDQDVLGRRLASEAALSSVLEKALLLQRTLLTGKKEPNVAANELAVQAVDQENSALEQEINNLKTELELRRTLAGNSAMAIIQRHSTRAAGSRGVFEGDTTRDRLREIQKPRSGTP; encoded by the coding sequence ATGAACGCCTCCCTCCCTGACTTTCTGCGCCGCGCGAAGTCGCCCCTGCGGGCCACGCTGCTCGTGGCGGCCATCACGCTGGTCGTCGGCGTCGCCTGGGCGCAGACCCGCATCGACCCCAATGGCGTGAACGTCAGCGGCAGCGTGATCGGCGACGACGTGCTCTACAGCATCGGCGGCGGCCGGGCCGTGTCGATGGGTGGTGCCGGCAACATGCAGAGCATCGGCGTCGGCGTCGGCTGGAACAGCAACCTGATCTGCGGCGACATGAGCATCACCACGACGCTGCAGAACCAGCTCAACGGCATCACCAACGGCTTCCAGACGATCATGAGCAACGTGATCCAGAATGCCACCAGCGCCGTGGCCTCGCTGCCGGCCCTGATCATCCAGCGCGCCGACCCGGGTCTCTACAACCTGCTGACCAACGGCATCCTCCAGGCGCGCCTGGACTTCGACCGCTCGAAGATGACCTGCCGGGCCATCGCCAATCGGATGGCGGACATGGCCGGCGGCCAAGCCGGCTGGGACCAGCTCGCCGAGGGGATGGCGCTGCGGGATGCGGTCAGCAGCACCGATGCCGTCTCCGCCATCGAGCAGGCCGAGTCCAACAAAGGGAACAACGGCGTGCCCTGGGTCGGCGGCGGCAACGCGGGCGGCTCCGGCCAGAGTTCGATCAAGGTGGTCGGCGACGTGACGCGCGCGGGCTACAACCTGCTCAACGGGCGCAACGCCACCGATACCTCGTCGATCGCGCGCAGCGCCTGCGGCAACCGCCTGACCTGCCAAACCTGGTCCTCGCCCCAGGCGGCCGCCGACTGGGCGACCCGCGTGTTGGGCGAACGCGAGCAACGCACCTGCGAAAACTGCACGAAGACCCAGACCACGCCTGGCGTCGGGCTCACGCCAATGATCCAGGAAGAGTACGAGACCAAGCTGCAGGCGCTGCAGGAACTGGTGACGGGGGCCCGGCCGACGACGTTGGCCAATCTCGACGCAGCCGGCAGCAGCTCGCTGCCGATCACCCGCGGCGTGATCGAGGCCCTGCGTGACGAACCCGACCAGGACGTGCTGGGCCGGCGCCTCGCGTCCGAGGCTGCGCTGTCCAGCGTGCTGGAGAAGGCCCTGCTGCTGCAACGCACGTTGCTGACCGGCAAGAAGGAGCCGAACGTCGCTGCCAACGAGCTGGCCGTGCAGGCGGTCGACCAGGAGAACAGCGCGCTGGAGCAGGAGATCAACAACCTCAAGACCGAGCTGGAACTGCGGCGCACGCTGGCCGGCAACTCGGCGATGGCGATCATCCAGCGCCACAGCACCCGCGCTGCCGGCTCGCGCGGTGTCTTCGAGGGCGACACCACGCGCGACCGTCTGCGGGAAATCCAGAAGCCGCGGAGCGGTACGCCATGA
- a CDS encoding conjugal transfer protein TraG N-terminal domain-containing protein: MTLYTTDYLEYYLTLVAWVVNNGIWSILVASGVFALPFVAIVIQEWLKARSEGADEGNKGVLSSMRIENRVWVAIVVIMFAGIPFIPVDLATIRFDTTRSAQCQVNVPLPNDTGWSNVYTALNDQSALVPVWWFFMHALSKAVTGSAVAAIPCGTDLRQIRMDVDATRIDDPVLAQEVADFTHDCYGPSRAKLFMNRPTLSDEQMNDVTWIGSSYFLDTPGFYDTYRAKTPRTAWPYDATRDAGLAQVDSGGGYPSCRQWWADGGQGLRSRLLAQVDPDLLTRIGRWVGFLSQREVNDSVIRAVVSPRQQKMNQGAVYTDYGGQIDKTLPNIVTRGASDLGLTVGSLGFFPAMDVVRQALPMVLTMLKMALVICIPLVLLIGTYDLKTVVTVSCVQFALFFVDFWFQLARWIDSTILDALYGWGFGADRPHTNFDPLIGLNNAFGDMLLNFVMAMMFIVLPGFWVAALAWVGVRVGSISQMLSAATDGAKSAGGKGADLAIKAAKAK; this comes from the coding sequence ATGACGCTCTACACCACGGACTACTTGGAGTATTACCTGACCCTGGTGGCTTGGGTGGTCAACAACGGCATCTGGAGCATCCTCGTGGCCAGCGGCGTGTTCGCGCTGCCGTTCGTGGCCATCGTGATCCAGGAATGGCTCAAGGCCCGCAGCGAAGGTGCGGACGAGGGCAACAAGGGCGTGCTGTCGTCGATGCGCATCGAGAACCGGGTGTGGGTGGCGATCGTGGTCATCATGTTCGCGGGCATCCCGTTCATCCCGGTGGATCTCGCCACGATCAGGTTCGACACCACGCGCTCCGCGCAATGCCAGGTCAACGTCCCGCTGCCCAACGACACGGGCTGGTCCAACGTCTACACGGCGCTCAACGACCAGAGCGCGCTGGTGCCGGTGTGGTGGTTCTTCATGCACGCGCTGTCGAAAGCCGTGACGGGCTCCGCGGTGGCGGCGATTCCCTGCGGCACGGACCTGCGTCAGATTCGCATGGATGTGGATGCCACGCGCATCGACGATCCGGTGCTGGCACAGGAGGTCGCCGACTTCACGCACGACTGCTACGGGCCGTCGCGCGCCAAGCTGTTCATGAACCGGCCGACGCTCTCCGACGAGCAGATGAACGACGTCACCTGGATCGGGTCGAGTTACTTCCTCGACACGCCCGGCTTCTATGACACCTATCGCGCCAAGACCCCACGCACGGCCTGGCCCTACGACGCGACCCGCGATGCGGGGTTGGCACAGGTGGACAGCGGCGGCGGCTATCCGTCCTGCCGGCAGTGGTGGGCCGATGGTGGCCAGGGGCTGCGCAGCCGGCTGCTGGCACAGGTCGACCCGGACCTGCTGACCCGCATCGGGCGCTGGGTGGGCTTCCTGTCGCAGCGCGAGGTCAATGACTCGGTGATCCGCGCCGTCGTCTCACCGCGGCAGCAGAAGATGAACCAGGGCGCCGTCTACACCGACTACGGCGGCCAGATCGACAAGACGCTGCCGAACATCGTCACGCGCGGCGCGAGCGACCTGGGGCTGACCGTCGGCTCGCTGGGCTTCTTTCCGGCGATGGACGTGGTGCGCCAGGCGCTGCCGATGGTGCTGACCATGCTCAAGATGGCGCTCGTCATCTGCATCCCGCTGGTGCTGCTGATCGGCACCTACGACCTGAAGACGGTGGTGACGGTGAGCTGCGTCCAGTTCGCGCTGTTCTTCGTGGACTTCTGGTTCCAGCTCGCACGCTGGATCGACAGCACGATCTTGGATGCGCTCTACGGCTGGGGGTTTGGCGCGGACAGGCCGCACACGAACTTCGATCCGTTGATCGGTTTGAACAACGCCTTTGGCGACATGTTGCTGAACTTCGTCATGGCGATGATGTTCATCGTGCTACCGGGTTTCTGGGTAGCTGCGCTCGCGTGGGTTGGTGTCCGCGTAGGCAGCATTTCGCAGATGCTCTCAGCAGCCACCGATGGCGCCAAATCTGCGGGAGGCAAAGGCGCTGACCTTGCAATCAAAGCAGCGAAGGCGAAGTAG
- a CDS encoding DUF3742 family protein encodes MNMTTNTHNGRWSHRLGRGAGRAWRGYLRREQRVAGWLVTRGVPAGAATAVLWIVKLAVLGVLLYSAFWLALLLAFAVIAAWMVRNVDADESSDDDEPQWRNGLDGYGLYRGEVRIDGGSADDE; translated from the coding sequence ATGAACATGACCACCAACACGCACAACGGGCGCTGGAGCCACCGGCTGGGCCGGGGGGCTGGCCGTGCCTGGCGTGGATACCTGCGCCGCGAGCAGCGTGTCGCCGGCTGGCTGGTGACGCGCGGGGTGCCCGCGGGCGCGGCGACGGCGGTGCTCTGGATCGTCAAGCTGGCCGTGCTTGGTGTGCTGCTCTACTCCGCGTTCTGGCTGGCGCTGCTGCTGGCCTTTGCAGTGATCGCTGCCTGGATGGTACGCAACGTCGATGCCGACGAAAGCAGTGATGATGACGAGCCTCAATGGCGAAACGGCCTGGACGGATACGGTCTCTACCGGGGCGAGGTACGCATCGACGGCGGCAGCGCGGACGACGAGTAG